In a single window of the Allobranchiibius huperziae genome:
- a CDS encoding WhiB family transcriptional regulator — MQEFALIDGDGVDDEGELSWQERALCAQTDPEAFFPEKGGSTREAKKVCVGCTVQAECLEYALAHDERFGIWGGLSERERRKLKKRAV, encoded by the coding sequence GTGCAGGAATTTGCTTTGATCGATGGGGACGGCGTTGACGACGAGGGGGAGTTGTCCTGGCAGGAACGCGCGCTGTGCGCGCAGACCGACCCAGAGGCGTTCTTCCCCGAGAAGGGCGGTTCGACCCGCGAGGCCAAGAAGGTCTGCGTCGGGTGCACCGTGCAGGCCGAATGCCTCGAGTACGCACTCGCTCACGACGAGCGGTTCGGCATCTGGGGCGGCCTCTCCGAGCGTGAGCGCCGCAAGCTGAAGAAGCGCGCGGTCTGA